A single bacterium DNA region contains:
- a CDS encoding Hsp20/alpha crystallin family protein yields the protein MDIFEDEVEVHVELEVPGMSRDELNIRLDRDRLSIQGFKHSGGDSECLRYLCLEREFGVFRRIVEVPVSVDGSGVRAALVDGVLKIKLPKVTERRQTAVDVRIDD from the coding sequence ATGGACATCTTTGAGGATGAGGTAGAAGTTCATGTTGAGCTGGAGGTCCCGGGCATGAGCCGGGATGAACTGAACATCAGACTCGACAGGGATCGACTGAGCATCCAGGGTTTCAAACACAGCGGTGGTGACAGCGAGTGCCTCAGATATCTCTGCCTGGAGCGGGAGTTCGGGGTTTTCAGGAGGATCGTTGAGGTCCCGGTAAGCGTGGATGGGTCAGGAGTGCGTGCGGCTTTGGTTGACGGAGTGCTGAAAATAAAGCTTCCTAAAGTCACTGAAAGACGCCAGACAGCTGTGGATGTGAGGATTGATGATTAA
- the galU gene encoding UTP--glucose-1-phosphate uridylyltransferase GalU, translating to MEVRKVVLPAAGMGTRFLPATKVVPKELFPLVDRPLIQEVVDEAVASGISNLILVTARGKSAMEDYFDIDPGLESFLERKGDKGVLQRIREISRMIQVSFVRQKEPLGLGHAVLCARDLVGLEPFAVILPDDLIDAAKPCLAQLLDIFARTGKSVVALQEVPDDQTHMYGIIQGQKTEAGVYRVDSFVEKPPPGTAPSNLAVIGRYILAPDIFSLLESQERGVGGEIQLTDALNSLAGTDGVYGVVFEGLRYDAGDRLGLLKANIHYALKDDELAPRLLQFMADKMAITKK from the coding sequence TTGGAAGTTCGAAAAGTTGTTTTACCTGCTGCAGGCATGGGAACCCGGTTCCTCCCTGCCACCAAAGTTGTACCCAAGGAGCTGTTCCCGCTGGTTGATCGTCCTCTTATTCAGGAGGTTGTGGACGAGGCCGTCGCCTCAGGCATAAGCAACCTGATACTTGTCACAGCCAGAGGTAAGTCTGCCATGGAGGATTATTTTGATATTGATCCCGGTCTGGAAAGCTTCCTCGAAAGGAAGGGTGACAAAGGGGTGCTTCAACGGATCAGGGAAATTTCCCGTATGATCCAGGTGTCCTTTGTCAGGCAGAAAGAACCCCTTGGATTGGGGCATGCAGTGCTTTGCGCCCGGGATCTTGTGGGTCTTGAGCCTTTCGCGGTGATACTCCCGGATGACCTCATCGATGCCGCCAAGCCGTGTCTGGCACAGCTCCTCGATATTTTTGCAAGGACCGGGAAATCTGTGGTTGCTCTGCAGGAGGTGCCTGATGATCAGACCCACATGTACGGCATCATCCAGGGGCAAAAGACAGAGGCTGGTGTCTATCGTGTTGACAGTTTTGTGGAAAAACCCCCGCCCGGTACTGCACCTTCCAATTTAGCTGTCATCGGAAGGTACATTCTGGCTCCAGATATTTTCTCTCTTCTTGAATCTCAGGAAAGAGGTGTCGGAGGTGAGATCCAGCTTACCGATGCCTTAAACAGCCTTGCAGGAACAGATGGTGTATACGGAGTGGTGTTTGAAGGTTTAAGATACGACGCTGGTGACAGGCTGGGGCTCCTCAAAGCCAATATCCATTATGCTCTCAAGGATGATGAGCTTGCTCCCCGATTGCTGCAATTTATGGCTGATAAAATGGCTATTACCAAAAAATAA
- a CDS encoding Fur family transcriptional regulator translates to MRDIEKIVKRFREAGLKITPQRLSIFKLLQRNRTHPSAEDIYREILKVHPSISFTTVYKTLQTLRDMGELQELSINPERSHFDPDMSEHAHTFCRSCKQIGDLEITPETHLLKLPNEPHSFEVHSVQVHAVGLCGECR, encoded by the coding sequence ATGAGGGATATCGAAAAGATCGTTAAAAGGTTTCGTGAAGCAGGTTTGAAGATCACACCTCAGAGGCTGAGCATCTTTAAGCTTCTCCAGAGAAACCGCACTCATCCCTCAGCGGAGGACATCTACCGGGAGATCCTCAAGGTCCACCCCTCGATCTCCTTTACGACAGTTTACAAAACCCTGCAGACCCTGAGGGACATGGGCGAACTTCAGGAGTTAAGCATCAACCCCGAAAGATCGCACTTCGATCCGGACATGAGCGAGCACGCCCATACCTTCTGCAGATCCTGCAAGCAAATCGGTGACCTTGAAATTACCCCGGAAACCCATCTTCTGAAACTGCCAAATGAACCGCACAGCTTTGAAGTTCATAGTGTTCAGGTGCACGCCGTGGGCCTTTGTGGGGAATGCCGGTGA
- a CDS encoding rubredoxin, with translation MAVFKCKECGETKEGRCKPRKCQACGATESFEKQE, from the coding sequence ATGGCAGTATTCAAGTGCAAGGAGTGCGGCGAGACCAAAGAGGGCCGCTGTAAACCCAGGAAGTGCCAGGCCTGCGGGGCGACGGAGAGCTTTGAGAAGCAGGAGTAA
- a CDS encoding MBL fold metallo-hydrolase, with the protein MQYITIGSGTAIPQSGRSAPCHLVRVGGRTVVIDLGPGSAWGLVRHGGVDLRDIDLLLFTHFHMDHCADLAPLLFALCSGELARTSPLLILGPRGLHEHYRNLQAIWAHNVAPAGFRLTLEEWTHGELSWTGCIINAALTSHSVPNLAWRIDTVDAGNCGIVITGDGQATDELMDLASSADHALVAECAAGPGMLVEGHMNPAQAGDLAQMCGSKKLILCHINPGSGSMAIMKEAMRHFEGEVIVAEDGMVVEID; encoded by the coding sequence ATGCAGTACATCACAATTGGCTCCGGTACGGCTATTCCTCAGAGCGGGAGGTCTGCACCCTGTCATCTTGTCAGGGTGGGTGGCCGGACCGTGGTCATAGATCTGGGGCCGGGATCCGCCTGGGGTCTTGTCCGGCACGGTGGTGTCGATCTCCGGGATATTGATCTTCTCCTGTTCACTCATTTTCACATGGATCATTGCGCGGATCTGGCACCCCTCCTGTTTGCCTTGTGCTCCGGGGAACTAGCCAGAACCTCACCCCTGCTCATTCTTGGTCCCCGGGGGCTCCATGAACATTACCGTAACCTTCAGGCGATCTGGGCGCATAATGTAGCTCCTGCCGGGTTCCGCCTGACCCTCGAGGAATGGACCCATGGCGAGCTTTCATGGACCGGATGTATTATCAATGCTGCGCTAACCTCTCACTCTGTGCCCAACCTGGCGTGGCGTATTGATACTGTAGATGCGGGTAATTGCGGGATCGTTATCACCGGTGACGGCCAGGCCACCGATGAACTGATGGATCTGGCAAGCTCGGCGGATCATGCTCTTGTTGCCGAATGCGCCGCTGGCCCGGGGATGTTGGTGGAAGGACACATGAACCCGGCCCAGGCGGGTGACCTTGCCCAGATGTGCGGTTCCAAAAAACTGATCCTGTGTCATATCAATCCGGGTTCAGGGTCCATGGCCATCATGAAAGAGGCGATGAGACACTTTGAGGGGGAGGTAATCGTTGCCGAGGATGGGATGGTTGTGGAGATTGACTGA
- the bamD gene encoding outer membrane protein assembly factor BamD has product MLPSLEATLKIKPFKIALILVLSFLAFSCSAPILQESTPEERVSDARKDIKKRKNEKAYETLEELRFVTAGTRLGGEVQFLLGEAGFNLGKYPEAESHYATYLNTYPDGPFSEQAVYKQALSKVKQIQKRKITGKSYIPHDRDISLLREARILFEIYVEKYPDGEWIEVATQRAEELLTKEGQHELGIASFYLKKKNPHSAIERAKRIMNGSYPNTIKTEARELIRKAEESLPQTEDGQNL; this is encoded by the coding sequence TTGTTACCGTCCCTGGAGGCAACCCTGAAAATAAAACCGTTTAAAATAGCCCTGATACTGGTCCTTTCATTCCTTGCATTTTCCTGCTCGGCTCCTATTCTCCAGGAATCAACCCCGGAGGAAAGGGTTAGCGATGCTCGGAAGGATATAAAAAAACGCAAAAATGAGAAAGCATACGAGACCCTCGAAGAGCTGAGATTTGTTACAGCCGGTACCCGTCTCGGGGGGGAGGTGCAGTTTCTCCTTGGAGAAGCCGGATTTAATTTGGGCAAGTATCCTGAAGCGGAATCACACTACGCTACTTACCTGAATACATATCCAGACGGTCCATTTTCCGAACAAGCTGTCTACAAGCAGGCATTGTCAAAGGTAAAACAGATCCAGAAACGGAAAATAACCGGTAAATCATATATACCCCATGACAGGGATATTTCCTTGCTCAGGGAAGCAAGGATCCTCTTCGAAATATATGTGGAAAAATACCCGGACGGAGAATGGATCGAAGTTGCCACACAGCGGGCAGAGGAACTCCTGACCAAGGAGGGCCAGCACGAACTGGGGATAGCCTCTTTCTACCTCAAGAAAAAAAATCCGCATTCTGCCATTGAAAGGGCTAAGCGGATAATGAACGGCAGCTACCCCAACACTATCAAGACTGAGGCTCGGGAGCTCATCCGCAAAGCCGAGGAATCACTACCTCAGACAGAGGATGGCCAGAACCTCTGA
- a CDS encoding tetratricopeptide repeat protein, which produces MDFKQLTVAEIDDLISHGQFDEAEEALISIYQKNPDFADICNRLGQIYYLKGEYTSAREFLDKAVRLNPDYTEASLNLAVTLNEMKQYGRAKEVIEKAQLRATRKRTALEPFIAGKLANKHKEIGDIYRELGMFLESIVEYRKALNVSPGFPDIQVKLAVTLRELGMTDEALDILTRATEHRPDYMDARIQLGITYFSRGFLDRAKEQWEQVLKTDPSHTKALMYMSFLNKNTGMASNNSASIT; this is translated from the coding sequence ATGGATTTTAAGCAGCTTACAGTCGCGGAGATCGATGACCTTATTAGTCACGGACAGTTCGATGAGGCTGAAGAGGCCCTCATCTCGATCTACCAAAAAAATCCTGATTTTGCAGATATCTGTAACAGATTGGGCCAGATCTACTACCTGAAAGGTGAGTACACCAGTGCCAGGGAGTTCCTCGATAAGGCCGTGCGCTTGAACCCGGATTACACGGAGGCATCCCTTAACCTCGCCGTCACACTCAATGAGATGAAACAGTACGGGCGGGCCAAGGAGGTAATCGAAAAGGCACAGCTCAGAGCCACCCGGAAAAGGACCGCCTTGGAACCGTTCATCGCAGGGAAGCTTGCCAACAAACACAAGGAGATCGGAGATATTTACCGTGAACTGGGTATGTTCCTGGAGAGTATTGTGGAGTATCGAAAAGCCCTCAACGTCTCCCCCGGATTCCCTGATATCCAGGTCAAGCTGGCCGTTACACTTCGCGAATTAGGAATGACTGATGAGGCCCTGGACATTCTGACCAGAGCCACCGAGCATCGACCCGACTACATGGATGCACGCATCCAGCTGGGGATCACCTATTTTTCCAGGGGTTTCCTTGACAGGGCTAAAGAACAATGGGAACAGGTGCTGAAAACAGATCCTTCTCATACCAAAGCACTCATGTATATGAGCTTTCTTAATAAAAACACCGGTATGGCATCTAACAACTCCGCAAGCATTACCTAA
- a CDS encoding LysM peptidoglycan-binding domain-containing protein: protein MKRTGYAVAAAVTALVVLTLLTTAPCISQASGKVHIVVKGDTLWDITSFYLYDPFQWPQVWSVNREIENPHLIYPGQEIVIPEMTARTAPPPQEPRPLLPPPPPPEPVTAESVQAEPEPMPEIEPEPAPVTEEVKQEMILAMSTYGFIIDDEEIGIGTITSTEENRLLITAGMKVYVESEGKTPLLTDRRYSIVRVFDQVSHPVTKKKIGFLARVLGDLNVVHSKGKLSTAIVGEVYKEIQVGDHVIEHLDYMTWIPKEENDLAGDLTGYILINTEGQTIMGKGNVVFIDLGIEDGLKTGDTLDLVGTKKTVGGVVTPPQIIGEIQVLVPRPGTSMARITKSFRDIGLGTEVVTATR, encoded by the coding sequence ATGAAGCGAACAGGCTATGCTGTGGCCGCGGCTGTTACTGCGCTTGTCGTGTTGACCTTACTGACGACCGCGCCATGCATTTCACAAGCCTCAGGAAAAGTTCACATCGTTGTAAAGGGTGATACACTTTGGGACATCACGTCCTTCTATCTGTACGACCCCTTCCAGTGGCCGCAGGTGTGGAGCGTCAATCGCGAGATTGAAAATCCTCACCTTATTTATCCCGGCCAGGAGATAGTGATCCCTGAAATGACTGCCAGGACAGCTCCTCCTCCCCAGGAACCCAGACCGCTCCTGCCGCCGCCTCCTCCGCCAGAGCCTGTAACCGCAGAATCCGTCCAGGCAGAACCCGAGCCTATGCCTGAGATCGAACCGGAACCAGCTCCAGTGACCGAAGAGGTCAAACAGGAGATGATCCTGGCAATGAGTACCTACGGATTCATTATAGATGACGAGGAGATCGGGATCGGAACCATCACATCCACTGAGGAGAACCGGCTCCTTATCACTGCGGGAATGAAAGTTTATGTTGAATCAGAAGGAAAAACACCACTGCTGACCGACCGCCGCTATTCCATTGTCCGTGTATTTGACCAGGTCTCTCACCCGGTAACCAAAAAGAAGATCGGATTCCTGGCGAGGGTTCTCGGTGACTTGAATGTGGTGCATTCAAAGGGGAAGCTCTCCACAGCTATCGTTGGAGAGGTCTACAAGGAAATCCAGGTGGGCGACCATGTCATTGAACACCTCGACTACATGACCTGGATCCCGAAGGAAGAGAACGATCTTGCAGGTGACCTCACTGGCTACATTTTGATCAACACTGAGGGCCAAACCATCATGGGTAAAGGTAATGTCGTTTTCATAGACCTGGGGATAGAGGATGGCCTGAAGACTGGTGACACTCTGGATCTGGTAGGAACGAAAAAAACTGTGGGGGGTGTGGTGACACCCCCGCAGATCATCGGGGAAATTCAGGTGCTCGTTCCTCGACCGGGAACTTCAATGGCCAGGATCACCAAGAGTTTTCGGGATATCGGACTCGGCACCGAAGTGGTGACAGCCACCCGGTAG
- the secG gene encoding preprotein translocase subunit SecG, with product MILLIKILHIAVAVFLILVVLLQTGKGAEMGAAFGGSSQTLFGGAGPAGFMAKLTTAAAVCFMVTSLGLAYVSSANRMGGVQLPAAQEVPAQFPAQTSPEVVPEASQTPDGGASIPSATGEETGTKAQ from the coding sequence CTGATCCTTCTGATTAAAATCCTTCACATCGCTGTTGCAGTGTTCCTTATTCTTGTGGTCCTGCTCCAGACGGGGAAGGGAGCTGAAATGGGAGCCGCTTTCGGTGGCTCAAGCCAGACCCTGTTCGGTGGCGCAGGGCCCGCAGGGTTCATGGCAAAGCTGACGACCGCAGCGGCGGTGTGCTTCATGGTGACATCCCTCGGGTTGGCTTATGTTTCGTCCGCCAACAGGATGGGCGGTGTTCAACTCCCAGCAGCGCAAGAGGTTCCCGCACAGTTCCCGGCCCAAACTTCACCGGAGGTTGTCCCTGAAGCTTCCCAAACTCCGGATGGGGGCGCATCCATTCCTTCTGCCACCGGGGAGGAGACAGGCACTAAGGCTCAGTAG
- the tpiA gene encoding triose-phosphate isomerase, which yields MERRRFIVANWKMNKTVDESVDFVEEFLPLVSGVEDVDMALAPSYISLMPVSEALQGSSVALAAQNMHWEEAGAYTGEISPVMLRDAGCRYVILGHSERRQYFGEGDGEVSRKVLAALQEGIVPVLCVGETLGERDYGKTFDTVGGQIHGGLADVVLQSGQELVLAYEPVWAIGTGKTAGPEEAQEVHSFARSQLADIFGNDVAGSIRILYGGSVKPENAGVLMSMADIDGALVGGASMDPDSFAGIINSV from the coding sequence ATGGAAAGAAGACGGTTTATCGTTGCCAACTGGAAAATGAACAAAACCGTCGACGAATCTGTGGATTTTGTTGAGGAGTTCCTCCCCCTGGTTTCAGGTGTGGAGGATGTGGACATGGCCCTTGCGCCTTCCTATATTTCCCTGATGCCCGTTTCCGAAGCGCTGCAAGGGAGCTCGGTTGCACTGGCTGCCCAGAACATGCACTGGGAAGAAGCGGGCGCCTATACTGGAGAGATCAGCCCTGTTATGCTAAGGGATGCCGGATGCCGTTATGTGATCCTTGGTCATTCGGAACGAAGGCAGTATTTCGGAGAAGGGGACGGTGAAGTCTCGAGGAAAGTGCTGGCAGCTTTACAGGAGGGGATCGTTCCAGTTCTTTGTGTTGGCGAAACCCTTGGTGAAAGGGATTATGGCAAGACCTTCGATACCGTTGGGGGCCAGATCCACGGAGGGCTTGCTGATGTTGTGCTTCAGAGCGGTCAGGAACTTGTCCTTGCCTACGAACCTGTGTGGGCTATAGGGACCGGTAAAACAGCTGGCCCAGAAGAGGCCCAGGAGGTCCACTCCTTTGCCAGAAGCCAGCTTGCTGATATTTTCGGCAATGATGTCGCGGGATCTATCCGCATCCTTTATGGAGGTTCGGTCAAACCTGAAAACGCCGGTGTCCTCATGAGCATGGCTGACATTGATGGTGCCCTTGTTGGCGGAGCCAGCATGGATCCGGACAGTTTTGCGGGAATAATTAATTCCGTTTGA
- a CDS encoding phosphoglycerate kinase, giving the protein MLKKKTLDSIDFKGKRALVRVDYNVPLDASGHITDDTRIRATLPTINHILDNGGSLIIISHLGRPKDKPEPSLSLAPVSKRLSRLLKLEVQFMPNCIGDEVQRAANGLKPGSVLMLENLRFHPGETKNDPDFSRQLAALADIYIDDAFANSHREHASVIGVPSYLHPAIAGFLMEKEINYFNKALAEPVRPLVAMLGGAKTSDKIKTIESLMEKVDKIIIGGGMAFTFLKTMGYHLGKSLVEEDMLDLAADIMGQARSRGIPFYLPVDCIAADAREEKAKTMVVPAQEIPDDMMGLDIGPATVILFNHVLEQARTIVWNGPMGVFELSPFSKGTFSMVDTLANCRGLTIIGGGDTDVAVHATGNSDKIDYISTGGGAFIRLLEKGELPGFNALDDA; this is encoded by the coding sequence GTGCTTAAGAAAAAAACTTTAGATTCTATAGACTTCAAAGGAAAACGGGCCCTTGTCAGGGTGGACTATAATGTTCCCCTGGATGCCAGTGGCCATATCACAGATGACACCAGGATAAGGGCGACATTGCCCACTATCAACCACATCCTGGACAACGGCGGCAGTCTGATCATCATTAGCCACCTGGGTCGGCCCAAGGACAAACCGGAACCATCCCTGAGCCTGGCTCCCGTGTCAAAGCGTCTCAGCCGGCTCCTCAAGCTTGAAGTCCAGTTTATGCCCAACTGCATAGGCGACGAGGTTCAGAGGGCTGCAAATGGACTGAAACCCGGTAGTGTCTTAATGCTTGAAAACCTCAGGTTCCATCCTGGGGAAACAAAAAACGATCCCGATTTTTCCCGCCAACTGGCTGCGCTTGCTGATATTTACATTGACGACGCTTTTGCTAATTCCCACCGGGAACACGCTTCTGTAATTGGTGTCCCCTCATATCTGCATCCCGCCATCGCCGGGTTCCTCATGGAAAAGGAGATCAACTACTTCAACAAGGCTTTAGCCGAACCGGTACGTCCCCTTGTGGCCATGCTGGGAGGCGCCAAGACCTCGGATAAGATAAAGACGATTGAGAGCCTTATGGAAAAGGTGGACAAGATCATCATCGGTGGAGGGATGGCTTTCACCTTTTTGAAGACCATGGGTTATCATTTAGGCAAGTCCCTGGTGGAGGAGGACATGTTGGATCTGGCTGCGGATATCATGGGGCAGGCAAGGTCAAGAGGTATCCCCTTTTACCTCCCGGTGGACTGCATTGCGGCTGATGCCAGGGAGGAAAAGGCCAAGACCATGGTCGTGCCTGCCCAGGAGATCCCGGATGATATGATGGGCCTGGATATAGGCCCTGCAACGGTGATACTTTTTAATCACGTGCTCGAGCAGGCCAGAACTATCGTATGGAACGGTCCAATGGGAGTGTTTGAGCTTTCACCCTTCAGCAAGGGGACCTTCTCCATGGTCGATACCCTGGCCAACTGCAGGGGGCTGACGATCATCGGGGGCGGGGACACCGATGTCGCTGTGCATGCCACGGGAAATTCCGACAAGATCGACTACATTTCCACGGGAGGAGGGGCTTTCATCAGGCTTCTCGAGAAAGGCGAACTGCCGGGCTTCAATGCCCTGGACGATGCCTGA
- the gap gene encoding type I glyceraldehyde-3-phosphate dehydrogenase: MAVKVAINGFGRIGRLTLRSAMNDPGIEFVAINDLTDAKTLNYLFCHDSIHGSLTGKQVSETSGDSIIIGGRGVKVFSERDPSKLPWKELGVDVVLECTGLFTTRESAAAHLDAGASHVIISAPGKGVDLTVVMGVNHSDLDPEKHRVISNASCTTNCLAPVAKVLDENFGIIHGVMTTVHAYTSDQRILDQPHRDLRRARAAALSMIPTTTGAASAVGEVLPQLKGKLDGLAVRVPTPNVSLVDLSVELKKGTDADSINAEMKKAAENGPLAGFLVYNDEPLVSVDFNGWEASSIFDAPLTKVVDGTLAKVMSWYDNEYGYASRLRDLAKYLYGV; this comes from the coding sequence ATGGCTGTCAAAGTGGCGATCAACGGGTTTGGTCGAATAGGGAGATTAACCCTTCGCAGCGCAATGAACGATCCGGGAATCGAGTTTGTTGCTATTAACGATCTGACCGACGCCAAAACACTGAATTACCTGTTCTGCCATGATTCGATCCACGGAAGCCTTACGGGTAAACAAGTGAGCGAAACCTCCGGGGACAGTATTATTATCGGCGGAAGGGGGGTAAAGGTCTTTTCTGAAAGGGATCCTTCCAAACTCCCGTGGAAGGAGCTTGGTGTGGATGTAGTCCTGGAATGTACAGGCCTGTTCACAACTCGAGAGAGTGCGGCAGCGCACCTTGACGCCGGGGCTTCTCATGTGATCATCTCCGCTCCCGGCAAGGGTGTGGATCTTACTGTAGTCATGGGTGTGAACCATTCAGACCTGGACCCTGAGAAGCATAGGGTGATCTCCAACGCCTCATGTACGACCAACTGTCTCGCTCCGGTGGCCAAGGTGCTGGATGAGAATTTCGGTATCATCCACGGTGTTATGACCACCGTTCACGCCTACACCAGCGATCAGCGGATCCTCGATCAGCCTCATAGAGACCTGCGCAGAGCCAGGGCTGCGGCCCTTTCCATGATCCCCACAACCACTGGCGCGGCTTCCGCCGTTGGTGAGGTCCTTCCCCAGCTCAAGGGTAAACTGGACGGGCTGGCGGTCCGGGTGCCAACGCCCAACGTATCCCTCGTGGACCTTTCGGTGGAGCTTAAAAAGGGCACCGATGCCGACTCCATCAATGCCGAAATGAAGAAAGCTGCGGAAAATGGGCCGTTGGCCGGGTTCCTGGTCTACAATGACGAACCCCTGGTTTCCGTCGACTTCAACGGGTGGGAAGCCTCTTCCATCTTTGATGCCCCGCTGACCAAGGTCGTGGATGGTACCTTGGCGAAGGTCATGTCCTGGTACGATAACGAATACGGATACGCATCCCGGCTCAGGGACCTGGCTAAATACCTCTACGGGGTTTGA
- a CDS encoding ATP-binding protein: protein MTPNRKPARILIIEDDPVSRNLLKNIFRNEGYDVEEAADGIKGLEMALLDPPPDLICLDIILPGLSGYEVCQSIKHSEAGVTIPVLMVTSLTKKEDIVKGLKSGATDYITKPFSPVEVLARVKVNIENRFAMQELLGRSGRFELACDVLETTTSSLDLKQVLFHLVSKTAEFLDGERCSIITVDGSWGNDEDIPVGRLLVSHEDPNISELAIDLIKYPEILKSFRTGEVVVVKDVLNDPLMADVKQNMTNLPFRSVMALPLAFRGEILGAMLLRATREETGFTDNEIIMARIIAGASTNALRNAALYQRINKKNEVLEKMNEELSIANQELENLSQAKSDFVSMVSHELRTPLTSIIGFSELLAEAHVGELTDEQEEYIRQILRKGKDLLALINDLLDTGRLESGKLALRYREVDLEDVILSVRSSTRHVTENLPIINTHIPVDLPAFEGDAEKIAQVLTNLVTNALKFSPPGSQVDIIASMIHGRRDSDRGDLIQISVKDRGIGIPENERQRIFDQFIQVQQGNSRTFQGAGLGLFICRSFVELHGGKIWVDSNVGEGSTFHFSIPIKQS from the coding sequence ATGACGCCTAATCGAAAACCCGCCAGGATCCTTATCATTGAGGATGACCCTGTATCCAGGAACCTCCTGAAAAACATTTTCCGGAACGAAGGTTATGATGTCGAGGAAGCGGCTGACGGGATCAAGGGGCTCGAAATGGCCCTCCTCGATCCGCCGCCGGACCTTATCTGTCTCGACATAATCCTGCCGGGTCTGTCCGGTTACGAGGTCTGCCAATCCATTAAACATAGCGAGGCCGGCGTAACGATCCCTGTCCTCATGGTAACTTCCCTCACCAAGAAGGAGGATATCGTAAAGGGCCTGAAATCAGGTGCAACCGACTACATAACAAAGCCGTTCTCCCCGGTGGAGGTACTGGCCCGGGTAAAGGTCAACATTGAGAACCGGTTCGCCATGCAGGAACTGCTGGGAAGGTCGGGCCGATTTGAGTTGGCCTGTGATGTCCTGGAAACAACAACATCGTCACTGGATTTGAAGCAGGTCCTCTTCCATCTTGTGTCGAAAACGGCCGAATTCCTCGATGGCGAACGCTGTTCCATAATCACCGTGGACGGAAGCTGGGGTAACGATGAAGATATTCCCGTGGGCCGCCTCCTGGTATCCCATGAGGACCCCAACATTTCCGAACTGGCCATCGACCTTATAAAATACCCCGAGATACTCAAATCGTTCCGCACGGGGGAAGTTGTGGTGGTGAAGGACGTCCTGAACGATCCGCTCATGGCGGATGTTAAACAAAACATGACCAACCTTCCTTTCAGGTCGGTCATGGCCCTTCCCCTTGCTTTCCGCGGAGAGATCCTGGGTGCCATGCTTTTGAGAGCTACCAGGGAAGAGACCGGTTTCACCGACAACGAGATCATCATGGCCAGGATCATTGCCGGAGCCAGTACCAACGCACTGAGAAACGCCGCCTTGTACCAGCGCATCAACAAAAAAAACGAAGTCCTCGAAAAAATGAATGAGGAACTGAGCATCGCAAACCAGGAGCTCGAAAACCTCAGTCAAGCCAAATCGGATTTCGTGTCTATGGTCTCCCATGAACTCAGAACGCCCCTGACCTCCATTATCGGTTTTTCCGAACTGCTCGCGGAGGCTCATGTTGGTGAACTCACCGATGAACAGGAGGAGTACATAAGGCAGATCCTCCGCAAGGGCAAGGACCTGCTCGCCCTCATCAACGACCTGCTGGACACCGGCCGCCTGGAATCCGGGAAACTTGCTCTTCGTTACAGGGAAGTGGACCTGGAAGACGTTATCCTTTCAGTTCGATCCTCCACACGGCACGTGACCGAAAACCTGCCTATCATAAATACCCACATACCTGTCGACCTGCCGGCCTTTGAGGGAGATGCGGAAAAGATAGCGCAAGTTCTCACCAACCTGGTCACCAACGCCCTGAAGTTCTCCCCTCCCGGCTCACAGGTGGATATCATCGCTTCGATGATCCATGGGCGAAGGGACAGTGACCGGGGAGATCTGATTCAGATCAGTGTGAAGGATAGAGGGATCGGAATCCCGGAGAACGAAAGACAAAGGATATTCGACCAGTTCATCCAGGTCCAGCAAGGAAATTCCCGTACTTTCCAGGGTGCCGGCCTGGGGCTTTTTATCTGCCGCTCCTTTGTAGAGCTTCACGGCGGCAAGATCTGGGTCGACTCAAATGTGGGAGAAGGAAGCACCTTCCACTTCTCGATACCGATAAAACAAAGCTGA